The Humulus lupulus chromosome 3, drHumLupu1.1, whole genome shotgun sequence genome window below encodes:
- the LOC133823171 gene encoding TORTIFOLIA1-like protein 4: protein MSNSRRNSLSGSGAASPQLAGSTQDLRNRVINCLNKLSDRDTLALAAAELESIARSLGHDSFSPFLSCIHNTDDSSKPHVRRQCVSLIGLLSNSHGDSLSPFLPKMISTVIRRLRDSDSVVRSACVDAVSAMSARITRPPFATAFQKPLMDVLSLEQNPNSQIGSALCLAAAIEASPDPDAAQLRRSLPRLGKLTKSDGFKAKSALLVLVGSIVGAGGASTKSALDWLVPSVADFLSSDDWAVRKAAAEALGRVAVMERDLASEYKDTCLIALENRRFDKVKVVREIMNQTLELWKELNAFEEIPLPPQSRSSPDNGIGRCFPPLSKSSQDGGFKTPQQKKRVPTNRSPLSDSDGSLPNSVKKGSPLKSNDRYSTPTMFCKMDHQKKASRWKIEIAVQNSPSSKVACEDNVGGKNDSPVSESGEKQSSNLKLETKHALFNKIREEKVHKFGGLRSGSRVVPFDDDDDEYHGSDVVNDNAAEEAYDENPKDAEDLSKISEQLIQIENQQSSLLDLLQRFIGSSQSGLNSLETRVHGLEIAIDEMSYDLAVSSGMFSTSNSAENTCCKLPGTEFLSSKFWRRAEGHYSSQRFPTSGMVFSPSKDEFYKLESGRFQYQNGSAFFNPLAADTQSSSRGSSGGFSNRMPKKVQDSESAQACNTSWLSGA, encoded by the exons ATGTCCAACTCGCGGAGGAACTCGCTCAGCGGCAGCGGCGCCGCCTCCCCTCAACTCGCCGGCTCCACTCAGGATCTCAGAAACCGAGTTATAAACTGCCTCAACAAGCTCTCCGACCGGGACACATTGGCGCTCGCCGCCGCTGAGCTGGAGTCCATCGCTCGGAGCCTCGGTCATGATTCGTTCTCACCGTTCCTCAGTTGCATTCACAATACCGATGATTCCTCCAAGCCTCACGTACGGAGGCAATGCGTGAGCCTCATAGGGCTTCTTTCGAACTCCCATGGCgattctctctctccctttcttcccAAGATGATCTCTACTGTCATTCGCCGTCTCCGTGATTCTGACTCCGTCGTTCGATCGGCATGTGTCGACGCCGTCTCGGCCATGTCGGCGCGGATCACAAGGCCGCCTTTCGCCACTGCGTTCCAAAAGCCCCTAATGGACGTGCTCTCGCTTGAGCAGAACCCCAACTCCCAGATCGGCTCTGCTCTGTGCCTTGCGGCCGCGATCGAGGCGTCGCCGGACCCTGACGCGGCTCAGTTACGACGGAGCTTGCCGAGGCTAGGGAAGTTGACAAAGAGCGACGGGTTCAAGGCCAAGTCAGCGCTACTTGTCCTCGTCGGTAGCATTGTCGGCGCCGGCGGCGCGTCGACTAAAAGTGCGTTAGATTGGCTGGTGCCGAGCGTGGCTGACTTCTTGAGTAGCGACGATTGGGCGGTGAGGAAGGCTGCTGCTGAAGCTTTAGGAAGAGTAGCCGTTATGGAGAGGGATTTGGCGTCAGAGTATAAGGATACATGTTTGATTGCATTGGAAAATCGGAGATTCGACAAG gtcaaggttgtCCGTGAGATTATGAATCAAACATTAGAGTTATGGAAGGAGCTCAATGCCTTCGAGGAGATTCCTCTTCCACCTCAATCTAGATCTTCTCCAG ATAATGGTATTGGTCGATGTTTTCCTCCTCTCTCCAAAAGTTCTCAAGACGGCGGTTTTAAGACTCCTCAACAAAAGAAAAGAGTCCCCACAAACCGGTCCCCTCTATCCGATTCTGATGGTTCATTGCCTAACAGTGTCAAAAAAGGAAGTCCTTTAAAGAGTAATGACAGATATTCTACCCCGACCATGTTTTGTAAGATGGACCATCAGAAGAAAGCATCCCGATGGAAAATTGAAATTGCAGTGCAAAATTCTCCTTCCTCGAAGGTGGCTTGTGAGGACAATGTTGGTGGAAAGAACGATTCTCCGGTTTCAGAATCTGGGGAGAAGCAGTCTAGTAATCTGAAGCTGGAAACTAAACATGCCCTTTTCAATAAGATTCGTGAAGAAAAAGTACACAAATTTGGTGGTTTGAGATCAGGGTCTCGTGTGGTTCcatttgatgatgatgatgatgagtacCATGGTTCAGATGTTGTAAATGATAATGCTGCTGAAGAAGCTTACGACGAGAATCCCAAGGATGCTGAGGATCTGTCAAAGATCAGTGAACAACTTATTCAGATTGAAAACCAGCAATCCAGTCTTTTAGACCTTCTTCAG AGATTTATTGGGAGCTCCCAAAGTGGATTGAATTCTTTGGAGACGCGGGTCCATGGCCTAGAGATCGCTATAGATGAAATGTCATACGATTTGGCTGTATCAAGTGGAATGTTTTCGACCTCCAACTCTGCAGAAAACACATGCTGCAAGCTGCCTGGTACAGAGTTCTTGAGCTCCAAGTTCTGGCGCAGAGCTGAAGGCCACTATTCTTCTCAAAGGTTTCCTACTTCTGGGATGGTTTTCTCACCCAGTAAGGATGAATTTTACAAGTTAGAAAGCGGCAGATTTCAATACCAAAATGGAAGTGCTTTTTTTAACCCATTGGCTGCTGACACCCAGAGCAGTTCAAGAGGTAGCAGTGGGGGATTTTCAAACAGAATGCCAAAGAAAGTTCAAGATTCTGAGAGTGCCCAAGCTTGCAACACCAGTTGGCTGAGTGGTGCTTAA